One genomic window of Onychostoma macrolepis isolate SWU-2019 chromosome 25, ASM1243209v1, whole genome shotgun sequence includes the following:
- the islr2 gene encoding immunoglobulin superfamily containing leucine-rich repeat protein 2, whose translation MATKYLMLIALGTAVIGSAHSCPEQCKCSDKSNHQFTDCAYKELLEVPVGLPSSVTTLSLSANKIKVLKSKNFINVTQVTSLWLAHNEIVTIERGTFAPLIQLKNLDISYNKIVHFPWEDLTNLTALQLLKMNNNEMVSIPKDTFANLKELRSVRINNNKFTTIVQGTFDALVAMSHLQIFHNPFTCSCKLEWLRDWINTSSISIPEQNNIVCDAPYHLKGTQVTSMPKLDCKAPSVYITYQPNIEKTELYEGYMVMLYCETKGTPKPEATWEIYAGNQLITFPLPAIVDKIEIPINGPPTNARFLVFQNGTLIIPRISKKEDGNYTCSAVNDMGKAERSVRIVVAGTKKHTINPMLDPKASSHLPEDKLGSKGSKNSVISMWPKSERTKSLPTGTSLITVDKEQEAEGTDTLPFVGKCGINDGTQYISNHAFNLSLDELKQYTFDFGVIALEVSETEAKVQLNPFQMANAKSNIHLSQQQDLQTVNKEPFSLFQTSTKKSPLDILYLCVSTGNGHSVVKWSKIEEGLNTYRFQGLKPGTNYTLCLTYGGQDCQVQVVFTTRKKIPSLLIIVVVSIFLLALATVPLLGATCCHLLYKYQGKTYKLIMKTQNPDQMEKQIATDFDPRASFVGSEKNFNPSELEEGECDADGEEGDGEGEDIDGSVVTESIPESQSKTQEEFEVGSEYSDRLPLGAEAVNISAEINGNYKQPR comes from the coding sequence ATGGCAACCAAATATCTGATGCTTATTGCCTTGGGGACTGCAGTGATTGGCAGTGCGCACAGTTGCCCTGAGCAGTGCAAGTGCTCCGATAAATCAAACCACCAGTTTACAGATTGTGCCTACAAAGAACTTCTGGAAGTACCCGTGGGCTTGCCATCCAGTGTGACCACCCTGAGTCTTTCAGCGAACAAGATTAAAGTGTTGAAATCCAAAAACTTTATAAATGTGACGCAGGTGACCTCTCTTTGGTTGGCTCACAATGAAATCGTCACCATTGAGAGGGGCACCTTTGCTCCATTGATTCAGCTGAAAAATTTGGATATTAGCTACAACAAAATCGTGCATTTTCCATGGGAAGACTTGACCAATCTCACTGCCCTGCAGTTGTTGAAGATGAACAATAATGAGATGGTCAGTATCCCCAAGGATACTTTCGCCAACCTGAAGGAACTGCGTTCGGTCCGTATTAACAATAACAAGTTTACCACCATCGTGCAAGGAACGTTTGATGCTTTGGTTGCCATGTCTCACCTTCAAATCTTTCACAACCCCTTCACCTGCTCCTGCAAACTTGAGTGGCTCAGGGACTGGATCAACACATCCTCAATCTCCATCCCTGAGCAAAACAACATTGTCTGCGATGCTCCTTACCACCTCAAAGGTACACAGGTCACTAGCATGCCCAAACTGGACTGCAAGGCCCCATCAGTGTACATCACATATCAGCCGAACATCGAAAAAACTGAACTCTATGAGGGATATATGGTCATGCTTTACTGTGAAACAAAAGGAACCCCTAAACCTGAGGCCACATGGGAGATATACGCTGGAAACCAGCTAATTACATTCCCTTTGCCAGCCATTGTTGATAAAATTGAGATTCCGATTAACGGACCACCTACGAATGCCAGGTTCCTTGTGTTTCAAAACGGTACCTTGATCATCCCTCGCATTAGCAAGAAAGAAGATGGAAACTACACATGCTCTGCCGTCAACGACATGGGGAAAGCCGAGCGCTCGGTGAGAATTGTTGTGGCAGGCACCAAAAAGCACACCATCAATCCCATGCTGGACCCAAAAGCATCCAGCCATTTACCAGAAGACAAACTTGGTTCAAAAGGCTCCAAAAACAGCGTTATTAGCATGTGGCCCAAATCTGAGAGGACAAAGAGCCTTCCAACCGGAACATCTCTCATTACGGTGGATAAAGAGCAAGAGGCAGAAGGGACCGATACTTTGCCATTTGTCGGCAAATGCGGAATAAATGATGGCACGCAGTATATCTCCAACCATGCTTTCAACCTCAGCTTGGACGAACTCAAACAGTACACGTTTGATTTCGGAGTTATTGCTTTGGAAGTTTCAGAAACTGAGGCCAAAGTTCAGCTGAACCCTTTCCAGATGGCAAACGCGAAGTCAAACATTCACCTCAGCCAACAACAAGACCTCCAAACTGTGAATAAAGAGCCTTTTAGTCTTTTCCAGACGTCCACCAAAAAGTCACCCCTGGACATTTTGTACCTTTGCGTCAGTACTGGCAATGGACATTCAGTGGTGAAGTGGTCCAAGATAGAGGAGGGCCTCAACACCTATCGCTTCCAGGGCCTCAAGCCAGGCACTAATTACACGCTGTGCCTCACCTATGGGGGCCAGGACTGTCAAGTCCAAGTGGTCTTCACAACTAGAAAGAAAATCCCATCTTTGCTAATTATAGTGGTTGTTAGCATTTTTTTGCTAGCTTTGGCAACCGTTCCCCTGCTGGGCGCCACCTGCTGCCATTTGCTCTACAAGTATCAAGGCAAGACCTACAAGTTGATCATGAAGACGCAAAACCCAGATCAGATGGAAAAGCAAATAGCGACGGACTTCGACCCCAGGGCGTCTTTTGTGGGATCCGAGAAGAACTTCAACCCGAGTGAGCTGGAAGAGGGAGAATGCGATGCTGATGGCGAGGAGGGAGACGGAGAAGGTGAGGACATCGACGGCAGCGTGGTGACTGAGTCCATTCCCGAATCACAATCCAAAACGCAGGAGGAGTTTGAGGTTGGATCCGAGTACAGCGATCGGTTGCCGCTCGGGGCTGAGGCGGTAAACATATCTGCGGAGATCAACGGTAATTACAAGCAACCCCGTTGA
- the LOC131534716 gene encoding cytochrome c oxidase assembly protein COX19, which yields MSTAMNFGTKSFRPRPPDKGAFPLDHFGECKSFKETYMRCLRGNRFDSSRCRVETKEYLECRMDRQLMAKEPFEKLGFKDLEESEEENKAKL from the exons ATGTCAACAGCAATGAACTTCGGAACCAAGAGCTTCCGACCGCGTCCACCGGACAAAGGAGCGTTTCCCTTGGATCATTTCG GTGAATGTAaatcatttaaagagacataTATGCGATGCCTTAGAGGCAACCGTTTTGACAGTTCGCGTTGTCGGGTAGAGACAAAGGAGTATCTGGAGTGCAGGATGGACAG ACAGTTAATGGCAAAGGAACCCTTTGAAAAACTTGGCTTTAAGGACTTGGAGGAAtcagaagaagaaaataaagcCAAACTCTGA